A stretch of the Marinobacter sp. JH2 genome encodes the following:
- a CDS encoding LLM class oxidoreductase — translation MPALNESTKTFARINRGYNQVFQPNRLSIGLVAPLESYARGPVPTMDRHLERVRLAEKAGYSAVWLRDVPFNVPSFGDAGQVFDPFVYLGFLAGQTERIALGVASLILPLRHPAHVAKAAATADQLSGGRLILGIASGDRPDEYPALNQTYGNRGERFRDSFEYIREMAQSAPALENRYGQTNGGMDMLPKPTAGKIPMLITGGSQQTPQWGARHSDGWITYPRNIDDQASAVRSWRESVPGETGGSKPVMQSLYIDLLADPDAPAQPIHLGFSSGMKFLQAYLKSLEEIGVNHVALNLRFNQADIEETLLYLAEDLLPQFPA, via the coding sequence ATGCCGGCACTGAACGAGAGCACAAAGACATTTGCCCGGATCAATCGTGGCTACAATCAGGTGTTTCAGCCGAATCGGTTGAGTATTGGTCTGGTTGCTCCACTGGAGAGTTATGCCAGGGGACCCGTGCCGACGATGGATCGCCACCTTGAACGCGTACGTTTGGCGGAAAAGGCCGGTTATTCGGCCGTGTGGTTGCGCGATGTCCCGTTCAATGTGCCTTCGTTCGGAGATGCCGGCCAGGTATTCGATCCGTTCGTTTACCTCGGTTTTCTTGCGGGCCAAACCGAACGTATCGCCCTTGGTGTCGCAAGCCTGATATTGCCGCTTCGGCACCCGGCCCACGTTGCGAAAGCCGCAGCTACGGCCGATCAACTGTCCGGTGGTCGTCTGATACTCGGGATCGCATCTGGCGACCGCCCCGATGAATACCCTGCCCTCAACCAGACCTACGGAAACCGGGGTGAGCGTTTTCGGGACAGTTTCGAGTACATCCGTGAGATGGCCCAAAGCGCGCCAGCACTTGAAAACCGTTATGGCCAGACCAACGGTGGGATGGACATGCTGCCAAAGCCAACGGCAGGAAAGATTCCGATGCTGATTACCGGAGGCAGCCAACAGACGCCGCAATGGGGCGCCCGCCACAGTGATGGGTGGATTACTTACCCGCGGAACATCGACGACCAGGCAAGCGCCGTGAGGTCTTGGCGTGAGAGCGTTCCCGGTGAAACAGGCGGTTCAAAACCCGTGATGCAGTCCCTGTATATCGATTTGCTGGCAGACCCCGATGCACCAGCTCAACCCATTCATCTGGGCTTCAGTTCGGGCATGAAATTCCTGCAAGCTTACCTGAAATCACTGGAAGAGATCGGAGTAAATCATGTAGCGCTGAACCTGCGATTCAACCAGGCGGATATTGAAGAAACGCTCCTGTATCTGGCAGAAGACCTGCTCCCTCAATTCCCGGCATAA
- a CDS encoding SDR family NAD(P)-dependent oxidoreductase → MTKKILITGATDGIGLETAKRLYSEGHTLLLHGRDAEKLAKTERTLTNGTGAGLIYTYKADLSRLAEVDSLADAIAKEHDQLDVIINNAGVMRVPETVTQDGLDVRFAVNTVAPYLLTKLLLPLMRPTSRVVNLSSAAQASVELDALGGEKRFLEDMPAYAQSKLALTMWNNALAASCGSQGPVFIAVNPGSLLASKMVKEGFGIAGKSLSIGADILTRAALSDEFANASGQYFDNDKGQFGPPHPDALNNQKCAAVLAVMEELIDLGKS, encoded by the coding sequence ATGACCAAGAAAATTCTGATCACCGGCGCCACGGATGGCATCGGGCTGGAAACCGCAAAGCGCCTCTATTCCGAGGGCCACACTTTGCTGTTGCATGGAAGGGACGCAGAAAAGCTTGCGAAGACAGAAAGAACGTTGACAAACGGTACAGGCGCGGGACTGATCTACACCTATAAAGCGGATCTGTCGCGTTTGGCTGAAGTGGATTCATTGGCAGACGCCATCGCCAAAGAGCATGACCAGTTGGACGTCATCATCAATAACGCCGGTGTCATGCGTGTTCCTGAAACCGTCACCCAGGACGGACTGGATGTGCGGTTTGCGGTGAATACGGTCGCTCCCTATCTGCTGACAAAACTCCTTCTACCGCTCATGAGGCCAACTTCACGGGTGGTCAACCTGTCATCGGCAGCACAGGCTTCAGTGGAACTTGACGCCCTTGGCGGGGAAAAACGCTTTCTCGAAGACATGCCGGCCTACGCCCAAAGCAAGCTGGCACTGACCATGTGGAACAATGCACTGGCTGCATCATGCGGCAGCCAGGGGCCAGTCTTCATCGCCGTGAATCCGGGGTCCTTGTTGGCATCAAAGATGGTTAAAGAGGGTTTTGGAATCGCCGGAAAAAGCCTGTCGATTGGTGCCGATATACTCACCCGCGCGGCGCTTTCAGACGAATTTGCCAATGCGTCAGGTCAATATTTTGACAACGACAAAGGTCAATTCGGCCCTCCCCATCCGGACGCTCTGAACAATCAGAAGTGCGCTGCGGTTTTAGCCGTTATGGAAGAGCTGATTGATCTCGGAAAGTCATAA
- a CDS encoding LysR family transcriptional regulator produces MKSRSDDLHFLLAVVDSGSFSGAAEQLEVSVTRVSRAVTRLEQSLNTTLLNRTTRKVGLTEEGRLFVEKVRGGLSALEEAEEQLAIRKQRPAGRLRVDAANPFLLHQIVPHVREFRNAYPDIELELTASDTIVDLLERRIDIAIRIGALDDSTLHARALGRSPLSVVASPEYLERRGRCAAPADLQEHDIIGFTAPESLNIWHLGEGMKMRPTIRTSSGEAVRQLCLQGNGIAYLSRFMITNDLEKGDLVELLDGYIVRPNPRELVNAVYYRNTTLSARIQVFLDFFAQRWTNL; encoded by the coding sequence ATGAAAAGTCGTTCAGACGATCTCCACTTCCTGCTCGCGGTGGTAGACAGTGGCAGCTTCAGTGGCGCAGCGGAGCAACTGGAGGTATCCGTAACCCGGGTCTCCCGCGCGGTTACCCGCTTAGAACAGTCCCTGAACACCACACTTCTGAATCGAACCACCCGTAAAGTAGGGCTGACAGAGGAAGGGCGCCTGTTTGTGGAGAAGGTGAGAGGCGGTTTGAGCGCACTGGAAGAAGCGGAGGAGCAACTCGCCATTCGCAAGCAACGGCCAGCCGGACGCTTGAGGGTAGATGCCGCAAACCCGTTTCTGTTGCATCAGATCGTTCCACACGTACGGGAATTCAGGAACGCTTATCCGGACATCGAGCTCGAACTGACGGCCAGCGACACGATCGTTGACCTCCTGGAACGTCGAATCGACATTGCCATACGGATCGGTGCTCTGGATGACTCCACTCTCCACGCCCGGGCACTTGGTCGTTCTCCGCTGTCAGTGGTAGCCTCACCGGAGTACCTGGAACGTCGAGGTCGGTGTGCCGCGCCTGCCGACCTCCAGGAACACGACATCATTGGTTTTACCGCCCCGGAATCGTTGAATATCTGGCACCTGGGAGAGGGAATGAAGATGAGACCGACGATTCGAACCAGCAGCGGCGAAGCAGTGCGGCAGCTTTGCCTGCAGGGCAACGGAATTGCCTACCTGTCCCGCTTCATGATCACCAATGACCTCGAAAAAGGAGATCTGGTGGAACTTCTGGATGGCTACATAGTCCGCCCGAATCCCCGGGAGTTGGTCAATGCGGTGTATTACCGGAACACGACGTTGTCGGCGCGTATTCAGGTGTTTCTGGACTTCTTTGCCCAGCGTTGGACGAACCTTTGA
- a CDS encoding LLM class flavin-dependent oxidoreductase, whose product MTLSKLTAGPLTIGLELPLDNDWTQDGQRQRMLDKRPFGVPDLSQHQSLARLADELGFKALWIRDVPLYDPSFGDAAQVFDPLVYLGFLSGITRNILLDTAAVVLPLRSPWIVRKSSASVQALSQDRLMLGVASGDRPSEYPLFGADYENRGQAFRNSVEILTGKQDSRLSPGQAILPDTRTPPLLSAGLSQQSPEWIGQHMSGWLAYPGTGGDAGCWRKPNWTSFPAQPGPGGRVIAAHCPRCSGSVS is encoded by the coding sequence ATGACGCTTTCAAAGTTAACCGCCGGCCCTCTGACCATTGGGCTGGAACTTCCGCTAGACAACGACTGGACCCAGGATGGCCAGCGCCAACGCATGCTCGACAAGCGGCCGTTTGGTGTGCCAGATCTCAGCCAACATCAGTCCCTGGCCAGACTGGCCGACGAACTCGGATTCAAGGCCTTGTGGATTCGGGATGTGCCTCTATACGACCCGTCGTTCGGGGATGCCGCCCAGGTGTTCGATCCACTGGTCTATCTGGGTTTCCTGTCCGGGATAACCCGAAACATTCTGCTTGACACAGCGGCAGTGGTTCTCCCGCTGCGCAGCCCTTGGATCGTGCGCAAATCCTCCGCCTCGGTTCAGGCACTGAGCCAGGACCGCTTGATGCTCGGCGTGGCGAGCGGAGACCGTCCCTCGGAATACCCATTGTTTGGCGCAGACTATGAAAACCGCGGACAAGCCTTCAGGAACAGCGTGGAGATTCTGACCGGCAAACAGGACTCGCGATTGTCACCGGGCCAGGCCATTTTACCGGATACCCGAACGCCCCCCCTGCTGTCCGCCGGGCTATCACAACAGTCACCGGAGTGGATCGGCCAGCACATGAGTGGCTGGCTGGCGTATCCGGGAACTGGAGGAGATGCAGGGTGCTGGCGTAAACCAAATTGGACTTCATTTCCGGCGCAACCAGGCCCCGGTGGACGAGTCATTGCGGCTCATTGCCCAAGATGTTCTGGGAGTGTTTCATGA
- a CDS encoding MFS transporter: protein MPIALFALTLSAFAIGTTEFVIVGLVPTIAQDLGVTLPSAGLLVSLYALGVAVGAPVLTALTGRWNRKWVLLSLMSLFIIGNVLAWMAPNYASLMTARILTGLAHGVFFSIGSTIATSLVSKDKEASAIAIMFTGLTVALVTGVPLGTFIGQTFGWRATFLTVAALGAIALIGSALLVPKNLKKSAPATLRQQLEVITHPRLLLVYAMTAVGYGGTFTAFTYLTPILEDVSGFAPGMVSLLLLVYGISVATGNIWGGKLADRLGPTSALYIIFAGLAAILFVLTFTAYNPIAAVITLLVWGAFAFGNVPGLQVYVVQLAERYTPHSVDVASGLNIAAFNIGIAGGAWLGGHVVEDMGLMNTPWIGGVIVLSALLLTRISSTLDNREPATA from the coding sequence ATGCCTATTGCACTTTTCGCACTGACATTAAGTGCTTTTGCAATTGGAACCACCGAATTCGTGATCGTCGGACTGGTTCCAACCATCGCCCAGGATCTGGGCGTTACTCTACCTTCGGCCGGCCTCCTGGTCAGCTTGTATGCTCTGGGTGTCGCCGTTGGCGCCCCTGTACTTACCGCATTAACGGGTCGCTGGAATCGTAAATGGGTGCTGCTGTCCCTGATGAGTCTGTTCATCATTGGTAATGTGCTTGCCTGGATGGCCCCGAATTATGCATCGCTAATGACGGCCCGAATCCTGACCGGGCTTGCTCACGGCGTATTCTTCTCGATTGGTTCAACGATCGCCACCAGCCTGGTTTCGAAAGACAAAGAGGCCAGCGCCATCGCCATCATGTTCACCGGCCTGACGGTAGCACTGGTGACAGGCGTTCCACTGGGCACGTTTATCGGACAAACCTTCGGCTGGCGCGCTACGTTCCTGACCGTCGCTGCCCTGGGGGCCATTGCACTGATCGGAAGCGCGCTGCTGGTGCCGAAAAATCTCAAGAAATCAGCGCCTGCCACGCTTCGCCAACAGCTTGAAGTTATCACCCATCCGCGACTGCTCCTGGTGTACGCCATGACCGCCGTCGGCTATGGCGGTACCTTCACGGCCTTCACCTATCTGACACCCATTTTGGAGGATGTCAGCGGATTTGCGCCTGGCATGGTCAGTCTGCTGCTTCTGGTTTATGGCATCTCTGTAGCCACTGGCAACATCTGGGGCGGCAAGCTGGCTGATCGCCTCGGGCCGACCTCGGCGTTGTACATCATTTTCGCTGGCCTGGCCGCCATCCTCTTTGTACTCACCTTCACAGCCTACAATCCCATTGCAGCAGTCATTACCCTGCTTGTTTGGGGCGCCTTTGCCTTCGGAAACGTGCCGGGCCTGCAGGTCTACGTTGTCCAGCTTGCTGAGCGGTATACGCCCCATTCTGTTGACGTTGCATCCGGATTGAACATCGCTGCATTCAACATCGGCATTGCCGGCGGCGCCTGGCTCGGTGGACACGTGGTCGAGGATATGGGGCTGATGAACACGCCCTGGATCGGTGGGGTAATTGTACTGAGCGCCCTGCTCCTGACCCGGATTTCCTCAACACTGGATAACCGCGAACCGGCTACGGCCTGA
- a CDS encoding zinc-dependent alcohol dehydrogenase family protein: MKAMVLNQYGPEAAFEQADMAAPSAQPGQVIVRVAATSINTVDTMIRQMGKDLPLSPDLPAVLGMDFAGTIEAVGEGVTGFAPGDEVYGCAGGLADLQGALAELMPADARLIAHKPKSLSMREAAALPLVGITAFEGLQRAGVKAGQKVLVHGGTGGVGHVAVQLAKHFGATVYSTASGEKAFDIVEGYGATPIDYKAETVAGYVEVHTSGAGFDVVFDTVGGENMTNSFDAAALNGHVTTTVAMVELDLTTAHFKGLSIHVVFMLIPMLHNHHREAHGNILAQLAQIVDQGGVKPLLDEQTFTLAEAGKAHDRLTSGQAIGKVVVEV, from the coding sequence ATGAAAGCAATGGTTCTTAATCAGTACGGCCCTGAGGCAGCGTTTGAGCAGGCCGACATGGCTGCGCCTTCGGCACAACCCGGCCAGGTCATCGTCCGGGTTGCGGCAACGAGCATCAACACCGTCGACACCATGATTCGCCAGATGGGCAAAGATCTCCCGCTGTCACCGGACCTACCGGCAGTGCTCGGCATGGACTTCGCCGGGACTATTGAAGCCGTGGGTGAAGGCGTGACTGGTTTTGCTCCCGGAGATGAGGTCTATGGTTGTGCTGGCGGTTTGGCCGATCTGCAGGGCGCACTCGCCGAGTTGATGCCCGCTGATGCACGGTTGATTGCCCACAAGCCCAAAAGTCTTTCGATGCGTGAAGCGGCTGCACTGCCGTTGGTTGGGATCACTGCGTTTGAGGGCCTGCAAAGAGCCGGCGTGAAGGCCGGGCAGAAAGTGCTGGTTCACGGTGGCACCGGTGGTGTAGGTCATGTCGCAGTTCAGCTGGCCAAGCACTTTGGTGCCACTGTCTATTCAACGGCTTCCGGAGAAAAAGCATTCGACATCGTCGAAGGCTACGGCGCAACACCGATCGACTATAAGGCTGAAACCGTTGCAGGCTATGTCGAGGTCCACACCTCAGGCGCCGGGTTCGATGTGGTTTTCGATACGGTTGGCGGCGAAAATATGACCAACAGCTTTGACGCGGCTGCCCTGAATGGCCATGTGACTACGACTGTCGCCATGGTTGAGCTGGATTTGACCACCGCTCACTTCAAAGGCCTGTCGATTCACGTTGTCTTCATGCTGATTCCCATGCTGCACAACCATCACCGTGAAGCCCACGGGAACATTCTGGCTCAACTGGCGCAGATTGTGGATCAGGGTGGCGTGAAGCCTCTTCTTGATGAGCAGACCTTCACCCTTGCTGAAGCGGGCAAGGCTCATGATCGTCTGACCAGTGGCCAGGCCATCGGCAAGGTTGTCGTGGAGGTTTAA
- a CDS encoding DUF4437 domain-containing protein — MFSRSLIPTILLASASTLANAHNHNAGSLVRVMSADEVQWGYLNPLRGVLSPGAADLWGDRTTGSATGMLVRFKKGFESPPHIHNITYRGVVIDGKMHNDDPTAAKMWMPPGSFWTQPAGEDHTTAADGETNLIYLEIDSGPYLVKPSDEQFDNGERPLNLHADNVVWLENSDLHTINADNVQVTHVWGSTAEMGGSMIKLGAGFEGELKTDASEFRAVVVAGEVSYNADDLDEPKFLEAGSYIESTGEYTHRLENQSDDEVTLYIRTNSRFAVQ, encoded by the coding sequence ATGTTCTCGCGCAGCCTTATACCCACGATACTCCTAGCCAGTGCATCAACACTGGCTAATGCACACAACCACAACGCCGGCTCTCTAGTAAGAGTCATGTCCGCTGATGAAGTGCAATGGGGGTATCTGAACCCTTTGCGTGGCGTGCTCAGTCCCGGAGCTGCGGACCTCTGGGGGGATCGCACAACCGGCAGCGCAACAGGCATGCTTGTTCGGTTCAAGAAAGGGTTCGAGTCGCCACCTCACATTCATAACATCACCTATCGCGGTGTCGTTATCGATGGAAAGATGCACAACGATGACCCGACCGCGGCGAAAATGTGGATGCCACCTGGATCTTTCTGGACCCAGCCTGCCGGTGAAGACCACACAACAGCGGCCGATGGCGAGACGAACCTGATCTATCTGGAGATCGACTCAGGCCCTTACTTGGTAAAGCCGTCGGACGAACAATTCGATAATGGTGAGCGGCCACTCAACCTGCACGCCGACAACGTGGTCTGGCTCGAAAACAGCGACCTGCACACGATCAATGCGGACAATGTGCAGGTTACTCACGTCTGGGGCAGTACTGCCGAAATGGGCGGCTCGATGATCAAACTCGGCGCCGGGTTCGAAGGTGAATTGAAGACGGACGCCAGCGAATTTCGTGCCGTCGTGGTCGCCGGGGAAGTCTCATACAACGCCGACGACCTGGATGAGCCGAAGTTTCTCGAAGCTGGAAGTTACATCGAATCCACCGGCGAATACACCCATCGGCTTGAAAACCAGAGCGATGACGAAGTGACCCTCTATATCCGCACTAACAGCCGATTCGCTGTGCAATAA